Genomic segment of Panicum virgatum strain AP13 chromosome 9N, P.virgatum_v5, whole genome shotgun sequence:
cgtaccgggatttgaggaggatcttaACCGACTTAAAGTGTGGACTTCGTGTataccacttgtgaagccggtaagaggaggtcggtAAACCAAatgcgcgcgcgctcgctcgcctcgccgggccgtggATGTGGTCGAGGCGCGGCCgaccggacgggcggtgcggtgcggtgcggtgcgacgtgatgtgctgagatgagaagaacgTTTTGCTTTTTAAGAGCATTAAAACAGAGAATAAACATTGACAGTAATGACTGGAGAATCACACCAGTAACCgccgctcatcaaagctctttacgacgtccaggttcgttaaacctgaggcacctccacgcctatataaaccaccccttcctcctctcatcctcacacacttcagcacttgcttcaggtactcttgcttaggagacctctcccttctccctctgctgctttctgccgttcccatcgctagcgctgcgcgcacagctctagcgagagcaggcctccggaacctctgctcgctgaaggtcctgcacaggacgcgggcaatcaggtttttggggagcgtcttgacgcgactgctcgctccctgaacaactacttcgtctacttcccggcgtgaaggaatgactacttcgtctacttccctgcgtgaacgaacgactacttcgtctgcttcctggtgaccatccgtgggactgcactgcgaacctcttcctacatcgacatcgttcggctacttcaggcaaggccagtcgaatagcatgtctattccagctggtaacggcgcaaccggtgcctccagcactggtcccgccttggggtacactctaaacctattctggtttaactttttgttcatgcttattagtgagaataacataaatacatgcacatatcttatttacacattatcactcatttatgccatgaaattgctagtaatatttggaattaaaatataccgaaaattgcctagtttTCTAACTGTTACATcgaaaatgggccaagcccagatacaagatcaagttggccCAATAGAGATGTTTGAAGTATTCCCGCTCACGGAGTCGTGACATAGGGTCGATCCCGAGCATATAAATAAGGTGCCTCTGAATCTCAGGTGCTGCAACAAGCAGTCGTGCAAGCAAGCGCAAGCAAGCTCTCAAAGCCAAAACCATCGCGCGCGCCACATTCCAGCTTCGATCCAGCTTGCGCAATGGCACCTAGAGCGGCTGTTCTCCTCCTCACCGctgccgtggccgccgcggcgtgcgCAGCCGCCTCCGCCCAGACCAGGCCCGGCAGGCTCGTCGTCTCCGGCGTCGTGCCGTGCAACACCGGCACGCTGAtcgacgccgccacctccccggcATTTCCAGGTACGCCCGCTAGCGTGTGACCCTCTGAGCAGATGCTATCTACAACGAGGTACTCCTACCTGACAGCGTTTGGCTGCGTGCAGACGCCAAGGTGGAGCTGCGGTGCGGCGGCAGCGTGGTGGCGCGGGCGACGACGCGCCGCGACGGGTCATTCGAGATGGAGGCGGACGCCGTGGCCGGCGCGCTGGGGGCGC
This window contains:
- the LOC120688289 gene encoding phylloplanin-like, with amino-acid sequence MAPRAAVLLLTAAVAAAACAAASAQTRPGRLVVSGVVPCNTGTLIDAATSPAFPDAKVELRCGGSVVARATTRRDGSFEMEADAVAGALGALVGACQLVVDTPLAKCNATLPAAGALVSGLQGPLAGMLSGVFSLAPAGFSFRMN